Proteins encoded in a region of the Thermocaproicibacter melissae genome:
- a CDS encoding MORN repeat-containing protein: MRIPAESGERTFVLSGGVMLNYISAEHLAIPSEIQYNQSNLGYIIRKEMLRGNRRSFMPEKINEYYSVKYRPFDTEGDGASVLEEARRVFFSSGSASGHVRKIENGQEVHIRYRLSPKRFRWKKTCKGVTLQEAFSISGGRFCMVSHDMAGNLLSSTEFDSDLRWQRTTYYDGDPKSPTVVLRRCTDGIAFRKNGETEEQLLVPCPWEPGTAEQSYVNEIAGEPVVVAQTDAGSFCFCTPEECAKRLELRSKAAAEDGIALGEQAEETLDFEVIPNAVVQVYSRKTKPPVPQKTAVPEAEQKILPQAENRNEYAADHEVFSVPSKRSSVSSKRPARYAVAAKGLSGGIRGGLEPSASRRTANAKETPKQNEPEPEKDALIPAKRIVVSSMESYLYFGKLINGLREGRGRTATPDGRTAYEGEYRNDMRDGFGVYYYKSGKLCYAGEWKRNLRNGLGVAFGAKDGSIFVGNWKDGNATGIGSEFDLFGNLSYTGGWKNGRRHGYGTEYRNGKIVRSGIWQNDVFCGEMPAEASQDL, translated from the coding sequence ATGCGTATTCCCGCAGAGAGCGGCGAACGCACGTTTGTGCTTTCCGGCGGGGTGATGCTCAACTATATTTCCGCAGAACATCTTGCAATTCCATCGGAAATCCAATATAATCAGTCAAACCTGGGGTACATAATTAGGAAAGAGATGCTCCGGGGTAACAGGAGGAGCTTTATGCCGGAGAAAATCAACGAATACTATTCCGTGAAATACCGCCCTTTCGATACAGAAGGTGACGGTGCTTCCGTTTTGGAAGAAGCGCGCCGCGTCTTTTTCTCCAGCGGCTCTGCATCAGGCCATGTCCGAAAAATTGAAAACGGGCAGGAAGTACATATTCGTTACCGACTTTCGCCGAAACGGTTTCGGTGGAAAAAGACCTGCAAGGGTGTTACGCTGCAGGAGGCTTTTTCGATTTCTGGAGGAAGGTTCTGCATGGTATCCCATGACATGGCGGGGAATCTGCTTTCTTCCACGGAATTTGACAGCGACCTTCGCTGGCAGCGCACGACATACTATGACGGCGACCCCAAAAGTCCTACGGTTGTGCTGCGGCGCTGTACGGATGGGATAGCCTTTCGGAAAAACGGCGAAACGGAGGAACAGTTGCTTGTTCCGTGTCCGTGGGAGCCTGGAACAGCGGAACAGAGTTATGTCAATGAAATTGCCGGCGAGCCGGTTGTTGTAGCGCAGACGGATGCCGGAAGTTTTTGCTTCTGTACGCCGGAGGAATGTGCCAAACGGCTTGAACTGCGCAGCAAGGCAGCAGCCGAAGACGGAATCGCTCTTGGGGAGCAGGCGGAGGAGACTCTTGATTTTGAGGTCATTCCCAATGCGGTGGTGCAGGTGTATTCCCGCAAAACAAAGCCGCCTGTTCCGCAGAAAACAGCGGTTCCCGAAGCGGAGCAGAAGATTTTACCGCAGGCGGAGAACCGGAACGAGTATGCCGCTGACCATGAAGTGTTTTCGGTTCCGTCCAAAAGGTCTTCGGTTTCGTCCAAAAGACCGGCACGCTATGCCGTTGCGGCTAAAGGCCTTTCCGGCGGAATTCGGGGCGGTTTAGAACCTTCGGCATCGCGCCGCACCGCAAATGCGAAGGAAACCCCGAAGCAAAATGAGCCGGAACCGGAGAAGGATGCCTTAATCCCCGCAAAACGCATTGTCGTGAGCAGCATGGAAAGCTACTTGTATTTCGGCAAGCTCATCAATGGCTTGCGCGAGGGCCGTGGCAGAACGGCTACGCCTGACGGACGTACGGCATATGAAGGCGAATACCGAAACGATATGCGGGATGGCTTTGGAGTATATTACTACAAATCGGGGAAGCTGTGTTATGCAGGAGAATGGAAGCGTAACCTGAGAAACGGACTCGGCGTGGCGTTCGGGGCCAAAGACGGGTCAATCTTTGTGGGAAACTGGAAAGACGGGAATGCAACCGGAATCGGCAGCGAATTTGATCTTTTCGGAAACCTGTCTTACACAGGCGGATGGAAAAACGGCCGCAGGCACGGTTACGGTACGGAATACCGGAACGGAAAAATCGTGCGCAGCGGCATCTGGCAGAACGATGTTTTCTGCGGTGAAATGCCTGCCGAAGCCTCGCAGGACTTATAA
- a CDS encoding DUF6483 family protein produces the protein MFYENDWVMRQINMLVQFAARVIFHKDTVEYDIKDETNLTDTDDLYLKIQKLLQEGKICKAEDLLFENRSDTEAYLTLALDFYQKLSKMSDEELEQHNFSRQEIYDGLKEVLFRFKGMPELPVEL, from the coding sequence ATGTTTTATGAAAACGATTGGGTTATGCGGCAGATTAACATGCTCGTGCAGTTTGCTGCCCGCGTGATTTTCCATAAAGACACCGTCGAGTATGATATTAAGGATGAAACCAACCTCACCGATACGGATGACCTGTACCTGAAAATACAAAAACTGCTACAGGAAGGGAAAATCTGCAAAGCGGAAGATTTGCTCTTTGAAAATCGGAGCGACACGGAGGCGTACCTGACCCTTGCGCTCGACTTCTACCAAAAGCTCTCAAAAATGAGTGATGAAGAACTGGAGCAACACAATTTCTCAAGGCAGGAAATTTACGACGGCCTGAAAGAAGTTCTTTTCCGCTTCAAGGGAATGCCGGAGCTTCCGGTAGAGCTTTAA
- a CDS encoding MFS transporter, giving the protein MRRFFSAGLGYTSRYAFIHISYWPAVCSSFAFGAVFFLSKGYTNSQVGIVLAAASILAVLMQPMAASFADRSARVSMKQLILLITGMCVLLAVGRFFCSDIPVVPAILYVLEQGLSYSLQPLINALGVRVMNYGAKINFGLSRGTGSLAYAVVSIALGLFLRIAKSDALPLFSVVFYLILALAVAKFPLPENQPSVNTSRRFGSSKEDGGAKVKVRRKLDVRFILLLAAVVLVFCAQNMISNYLIQIMKNVGGSADSVGISNGISAAVELPAMALFTFLVTKFRSSTLLRVSFAVFVCKAAATMLAPSVGALYLVQCLQFGGYALFIPSSVYYANEVIPKERLATGQAALTSASTCGSVLASILGGWLLDNFSVGIMLRVGVLVATAGCALGVSAVKTVKRISDRAA; this is encoded by the coding sequence ATCCGCAGATTTTTTTCTGCAGGCTTAGGCTACACAAGCAGATATGCTTTTATACACATATCCTACTGGCCGGCAGTATGCAGCAGTTTTGCATTCGGAGCAGTTTTTTTTCTCTCAAAAGGATATACCAACAGTCAGGTTGGCATAGTTCTTGCAGCGGCAAGTATTTTGGCGGTGCTGATGCAGCCGATGGCAGCATCTTTTGCCGACCGATCTGCCCGAGTATCCATGAAGCAGCTGATTCTGCTGATAACGGGTATGTGTGTTCTGCTTGCGGTCGGCCGCTTTTTTTGTTCTGATATCCCTGTGGTACCGGCAATCCTTTACGTTTTGGAACAGGGACTTTCCTACTCCTTGCAGCCGCTGATCAACGCACTCGGCGTTCGCGTCATGAACTACGGCGCTAAGATAAATTTCGGGCTTTCGCGGGGAACCGGCTCGTTGGCGTATGCGGTCGTGTCTATCGCACTCGGCCTTTTTCTACGCATCGCAAAGTCCGATGCCCTTCCACTGTTTTCGGTAGTGTTTTACCTAATCCTTGCTCTTGCTGTCGCAAAATTTCCGCTTCCGGAAAATCAGCCTTCCGTCAACACATCCCGCAGATTCGGTTCCAGTAAAGAAGACGGCGGGGCAAAGGTAAAAGTGCGCAGAAAGCTTGATGTCCGGTTTATTTTGCTTCTTGCGGCGGTTGTCCTTGTTTTCTGTGCGCAGAATATGATCAGCAATTATCTGATTCAGATTATGAAAAACGTTGGCGGTTCTGCCGACAGTGTGGGTATCTCCAACGGAATTTCCGCAGCAGTTGAGCTGCCTGCGATGGCGCTGTTTACTTTCTTGGTGACGAAATTCCGCAGCAGCACGCTGCTGCGGGTTTCATTCGCTGTTTTTGTGTGCAAGGCAGCCGCCACCATGCTTGCACCGAGCGTCGGCGCACTGTATCTGGTTCAGTGCCTGCAGTTCGGCGGATACGCCCTGTTCATACCGTCCTCTGTTTATTATGCCAACGAGGTCATTCCGAAAGAGAGGCTTGCAACAGGTCAAGCCGCACTGACGAGTGCGTCAACTTGCGGCAGCGTTCTCGCCAGTATTCTGGGAGGCTGGCTGCTTGACAACTTCAGCGTCGGCATAATGCTTCGGGTCGGAGTGCTTGTTGCAACTGCGGGGTGTGCCTTGGGAGTTTCAGCAGTCAAAACCGTAAAGAGAATTTCAGACCGTGCAGCGTAA
- the araD gene encoding L-ribulose-5-phosphate 4-epimerase produces MLEKLKEQVCKANLQLPKLGLVVFTWGNVSGIDREKGLFVIKPSGVPYEELTPDDMVVVDLNGNKVEGRLNPSSDTPTHCELYKHFPTIGGVVHTHSRWATIWAQSGRPIPAYGTTHADYFYGEIPCTRAMTDAEIKGEYEKETGSVIVETFQGKNPEDIPAVLVKSHGPFTWGKDCDEAVYHAAVLEEVAMMAWHTEAISAAPVASMQSTLLDKHFLRKHGANAYYGQNTR; encoded by the coding sequence ATGCTTGAAAAATTGAAAGAGCAGGTCTGCAAAGCGAACCTGCAGCTTCCGAAGCTCGGTCTTGTAGTGTTCACATGGGGCAATGTTTCGGGAATCGACCGTGAAAAGGGCCTTTTCGTCATAAAGCCCTCCGGTGTTCCGTATGAAGAGCTGACACCGGACGACATGGTTGTCGTAGATTTGAACGGAAATAAGGTAGAGGGGCGTCTGAATCCTTCGTCCGATACCCCTACGCATTGTGAACTGTATAAGCATTTCCCGACAATCGGCGGCGTGGTGCATACACATTCCCGCTGGGCGACCATCTGGGCGCAGTCGGGCCGTCCGATTCCGGCCTATGGAACGACCCACGCCGATTATTTCTACGGCGAGATTCCCTGCACCCGTGCCATGACCGATGCAGAAATCAAAGGGGAATATGAAAAGGAAACCGGTTCCGTTATTGTGGAGACGTTCCAAGGGAAGAATCCGGAGGACATTCCCGCCGTTTTGGTGAAATCGCATGGCCCGTTTACATGGGGAAAAGACTGTGATGAGGCTGTTTATCACGCAGCTGTTTTGGAAGAAGTCGCGATGATGGCTTGGCACACCGAAGCGATTTCGGCGGCGCCCGTAGCTTCCATGCAGAGTACCCTTCTCGATAAGCATTTTCTCCGCAAACACGGTGCAAATGCTTATTACGGCCAGAATACACGCTGA
- the araB gene encoding ribulokinase, whose amino-acid sequence MAKYVIGVDYGTLSGRALLADARTGEEIASAVYEYPHGVMDTALPDGTPLGPDWALQDPQDYLDVLAHAVPQVIKESGVSPADIIGIGTDFTACTILPVKKDGTPLCFLPEFKNRPHAYVKLWKHHAAQDKANRLNEIAAERGEKWLDNYGGKISSEWAIPKIWQLLDEDPEIYNAMDRYIEAADWIIWQLCGRETRNSCTAGYKAMWNKSTGYPSDDFFKALDPRLEHVIDEKFSRTITPLGQKAGEITPEAAKLTGLLPGTAVAIGNVDAHVCVPAVGIDGPGKMLAIMGTSTCHIMMGTEEHQVPGMCGVVADGVMPGYFGYEAGQSCVGDHFAWFIENCLPASYYEEAKKQGKNIHKFLREKAEKQKPGQSGLLALDWWNGNRSVLVDVDLTGMMLGMTLLTKPEEIYRALIEATAYGTRMIIENYREHGVPVEEFFASGGISQKDPMTMQIYADVINMPVKIAGSAQGPALGSAIFASVAAGEKAGGYDSIFEAARNMGKIKDTVYKPIPENVAVYDKLFAEYRTLHDYFGRGENDVMKRLKAIKKNTLLGK is encoded by the coding sequence ATGGCGAAATATGTTATTGGCGTAGATTACGGCACCCTTTCCGGCCGCGCGCTTCTGGCTGATGCACGCACAGGGGAGGAGATTGCTTCTGCGGTTTATGAATACCCACATGGAGTAATGGACACGGCTTTGCCGGATGGCACGCCGCTTGGACCGGACTGGGCTTTGCAAGACCCGCAGGATTACCTCGATGTGCTTGCGCATGCAGTTCCGCAGGTCATCAAAGAATCCGGAGTATCGCCGGCTGATATCATCGGAATCGGCACCGATTTTACGGCTTGCACAATCCTTCCGGTCAAAAAGGACGGCACACCGCTGTGCTTCCTGCCGGAGTTTAAGAACCGCCCGCATGCTTATGTGAAGCTCTGGAAGCACCACGCCGCACAGGATAAGGCAAACCGCCTGAATGAGATTGCCGCCGAACGCGGCGAGAAGTGGCTGGATAACTACGGTGGAAAGATTTCTTCCGAGTGGGCCATTCCGAAGATTTGGCAGCTCCTTGACGAAGACCCCGAAATTTACAATGCCATGGACCGCTATATCGAAGCGGCGGACTGGATTATCTGGCAGCTTTGCGGCCGTGAAACACGCAACTCCTGCACGGCGGGCTACAAGGCAATGTGGAACAAGAGCACTGGCTATCCGTCCGATGACTTTTTCAAGGCGCTCGACCCGCGGCTGGAGCATGTCATAGATGAAAAGTTCTCCCGCACCATCACACCGCTCGGTCAAAAGGCCGGAGAAATTACTCCGGAAGCTGCAAAACTGACCGGCCTGCTGCCGGGTACTGCTGTCGCAATCGGCAATGTCGACGCTCATGTCTGCGTGCCGGCTGTCGGCATTGACGGCCCGGGCAAAATGCTCGCCATTATGGGAACCTCTACCTGCCACATCATGATGGGCACGGAAGAACATCAAGTGCCGGGAATGTGCGGCGTCGTCGCTGATGGTGTCATGCCCGGATATTTCGGCTACGAGGCAGGCCAGTCCTGCGTCGGAGACCATTTTGCATGGTTTATTGAGAACTGCCTGCCGGCATCTTACTATGAAGAAGCAAAGAAGCAGGGGAAGAATATTCACAAATTCCTGCGCGAGAAGGCGGAGAAGCAGAAGCCCGGCCAAAGCGGACTGCTTGCACTGGACTGGTGGAACGGCAACCGTTCCGTCCTCGTGGACGTTGACCTGACGGGTATGATGCTCGGCATGACCCTCCTTACAAAGCCGGAAGAAATTTACCGCGCCCTGATTGAAGCCACAGCCTACGGCACCCGCATGATTATTGAGAACTACCGTGAACACGGCGTTCCGGTGGAAGAATTCTTCGCTTCGGGCGGCATTTCACAGAAAGACCCGATGACCATGCAGATTTACGCGGATGTCATTAATATGCCGGTCAAGATTGCAGGCTCCGCACAGGGCCCGGCCCTCGGTTCTGCCATCTTTGCCTCCGTTGCGGCAGGGGAAAAAGCCGGCGGCTATGACTCCATTTTTGAAGCCGCGCGCAACATGGGCAAAATCAAAGACACTGTCTACAAACCGATTCCAGAAAATGTCGCGGTTTACGACAAACTCTTCGCCGAGTACCGCACGCTGCACGACTATTTCGGCCGCGGCGAAAACGACGTGATGAAGCGTTTGAAGGCCATAAAGAAGAATACTCTGTTGGGAAAATAA
- a CDS encoding GntR family transcriptional regulator: MSPKYAQIASQLRTEIRSGVYREKGKLPTEKELSETYGVNRQTIRRALSLLAQEGLIERRQGSGSFLKISTVRRGNSVAILTTSINDYIFPAILQDAQSTFAQNGYSTMLFCTHNQVNLEREILTRILSESVCGLLVEGTKTALPNPNLDLYQKLEQMGIPVVFLHGTYAALPGAVCISDDNFHGGYLLTNYLIKKGHKKIAGIFKSDDIQGHERYNGFLTAFRDAGFPLPDSNVLWYTTEEKDRFLNHKALAKMTDFIQDIIRDCTAIVCYNDEIAFALIGLLREQNVHIPQDMAVVSFDNSSYSEFSSVRITSLAHSPQHIGKIAAETLIRMLRGEEVHSKTIPWTLMEKESS; encoded by the coding sequence ATGTCACCGAAATACGCACAGATTGCCTCGCAGCTCCGCACGGAAATCCGTTCCGGAGTTTACCGCGAGAAAGGCAAGCTCCCCACCGAAAAAGAACTCTCCGAGACATACGGCGTCAACCGCCAAACCATCCGGCGCGCACTTTCTTTGCTGGCCCAGGAAGGCTTGATTGAACGCCGCCAAGGAAGCGGTTCGTTCCTCAAAATATCCACCGTTCGCCGTGGCAACAGCGTTGCGATTCTCACTACTTCCATCAATGACTATATTTTCCCCGCCATTCTGCAGGACGCGCAGAGCACCTTTGCGCAGAACGGCTATTCCACCATGCTGTTCTGCACACACAACCAAGTGAATCTTGAGCGGGAAATCCTGACTAGGATTCTCAGCGAATCCGTTTGCGGGCTTCTCGTGGAAGGGACAAAGACCGCTTTGCCCAACCCGAACCTCGACCTCTACCAAAAGCTGGAGCAGATGGGGATTCCGGTTGTTTTTCTGCACGGCACCTACGCTGCCCTGCCGGGAGCAGTGTGCATTTCCGATGACAATTTCCACGGCGGCTACCTTCTGACGAACTACCTGATAAAGAAAGGCCACAAAAAGATTGCAGGCATCTTCAAGAGCGACGACATTCAAGGCCATGAGCGGTACAACGGTTTCCTTACCGCGTTCCGTGACGCAGGTTTTCCGCTGCCGGATTCCAATGTTCTGTGGTACACAACGGAAGAGAAAGACCGTTTTCTAAATCACAAAGCCCTTGCTAAGATGACGGATTTCATCCAGGACATCATCCGTGACTGCACCGCCATAGTCTGCTACAACGATGAAATCGCATTTGCCCTCATCGGGCTTTTGCGGGAACAAAACGTCCACATTCCGCAAGACATGGCCGTCGTCAGCTTCGACAACAGCTCATACAGTGAATTCAGCAGCGTCCGCATCACCTCCCTCGCCCACAGTCCGCAGCACATTGGGAAAATTGCGGCAGAAACTTTGATTCGGATGCTTCGCGGCGAAGAAGTTCATTCCAAAACGATTCCGTGGACCTTAATGGAGAAAGAAAGCAGCTAA
- a CDS encoding superoxide dismutase family protein produces MYVKPRYEGLNEILSKTPNAQAVVNGSPGYESIHRMVFFYEATGGVLVVAQVQGLPQSSGPCPSDVFGFHIHSGSECTGNEQDPFANTGAHYNPEECPHPAHAGDLPPLFGCNGYAFLAFFTNRFTIRDILGKTILIHRNPDDFTTQPAGNSGAKIACGEITANQA; encoded by the coding sequence GTGTATGTAAAACCGCGATATGAAGGGCTGAACGAAATTCTTTCCAAAACCCCGAATGCACAGGCCGTAGTGAACGGGAGTCCCGGCTATGAATCCATTCACAGAATGGTGTTTTTCTATGAAGCGACCGGAGGGGTTCTTGTAGTCGCTCAGGTACAGGGGCTGCCGCAGAGCAGCGGGCCGTGCCCTTCCGACGTTTTCGGATTCCACATTCATTCTGGTTCGGAGTGCACCGGCAATGAGCAGGATCCCTTTGCAAACACGGGCGCCCACTACAACCCGGAGGAATGTCCGCACCCCGCGCACGCAGGAGATCTTCCCCCGCTGTTCGGCTGCAACGGCTATGCCTTTCTGGCGTTCTTCACCAACCGCTTTACGATTCGAGACATTCTCGGCAAAACAATTTTAATTCACCGAAATCCAGACGATTTCACCACACAGCCTGCAGGAAATTCCGGTGCAAAAATCGCCTGCGGCGAAATCACTGCAAACCAAGCATAA
- a CDS encoding C39 family peptidase: MRQKHWRCKLRLAMVSVFAVSAVISFLCYHEWKQVLDVPYISQKGTYATGCELVSATMVLNYYGYDVSVKDVVAETPFAELKQVNGKLTGPHPSEAFIGDPTSQDGFGCYAPVITQVMNSFFQQDSGKKAVDISGLDFDALLPYIRKGDPVLVWATMNMTPSYAGKSWFLKRTGQKFVWPAREHCLVLVGYDQHKYYFNDPYNSNGLIGFDKDLVRQRYEELGRQAVVVESS; encoded by the coding sequence TTGAGGCAAAAACATTGGCGCTGCAAGCTGCGCCTCGCGATGGTTTCTGTCTTTGCGGTCAGTGCTGTAATATCCTTTTTGTGCTATCACGAGTGGAAACAGGTCCTTGATGTGCCTTACATCAGCCAAAAAGGTACCTACGCCACCGGCTGTGAGCTTGTCAGCGCAACCATGGTGCTGAATTACTATGGATATGATGTTTCGGTAAAGGACGTTGTCGCAGAAACACCGTTTGCGGAACTAAAACAGGTCAATGGAAAATTAACTGGGCCGCACCCATCGGAAGCCTTCATCGGCGACCCGACATCGCAAGACGGCTTTGGCTGCTACGCTCCGGTCATAACGCAGGTGATGAACTCATTCTTTCAGCAGGATAGCGGAAAAAAGGCAGTCGATATTTCCGGGCTGGATTTTGACGCGCTTCTTCCTTATATCCGGAAGGGAGACCCGGTTCTCGTCTGGGCGACTATGAACATGACGCCTTCCTATGCCGGGAAAAGCTGGTTTCTGAAAAGAACGGGGCAAAAATTCGTTTGGCCGGCAAGGGAACATTGCCTTGTCCTGGTCGGGTATGACCAACACAAGTATTATTTCAACGATCCGTACAATTCCAACGGACTCATCGGCTTTGACAAAGATTTGGTACGACAGCGGTATGAGGAGCTTGGCCGACAAGCGGTTGTGGTCGAGAGCTCCTGA
- a CDS encoding Fur family transcriptional regulator, which yields MESVSIEAMLSKKHLKITKARKLILELLTQSSPKTVDELDSLLTQRGEKLSLSTIYRTCETLSANGLLLKTNLTDDGIARYEFLKGGHVHHAICLGCGCIIPIDDCPFGQFDQLMQTKYDFEVSNHRIEIYGYCKECRKKRS from the coding sequence ATGGAAAGCGTCAGCATCGAAGCCATGCTGAGCAAAAAGCATCTGAAGATTACAAAAGCCCGCAAGCTCATTCTTGAGCTGCTGACGCAGTCATCCCCCAAAACCGTGGATGAGCTTGACTCTCTGCTGACCCAAAGAGGCGAAAAACTCAGTCTCTCTACCATTTACCGCACATGTGAAACTCTCTCCGCAAACGGTCTTCTGTTGAAAACGAACCTTACCGATGACGGCATCGCGCGATATGAATTTCTGAAAGGCGGCCATGTGCACCATGCCATCTGCCTAGGCTGCGGATGCATCATCCCCATTGACGACTGTCCGTTCGGCCAATTTGACCAGCTGATGCAGACAAAGTACGATTTTGAAGTTTCCAACCACCGCATTGAAATTTACGGATACTGCAAAGAGTGCCGAAAAAAGCGCTCGTAG
- a CDS encoding ISL3 family transposase: MLCTHSTEKLLGLKGVIVKNVRQLPDKTEIFIELPRKPHICPCCEHQTSYVHDYRCQTVKDIPAFGKHTSLILRKRRYRCSSCGKRFFEHNSFLPRYHRMTNRLAAYIISKLSDVRSFTSVAREVNLSVSTIIRIFDCINYGKPQQLPEVVSIDEFKGNTNNEKYQCILTDPVRHRILDILPARYNHKLTEYFSRIDRSQTKYFVSDMWSTYASIAQTYFKNSIYVIDKYHYIRQVFWAFEAIRKEEQKRFSKTRRIYFKRSRTLLNKRYEFLTPEQKQQVNIMLYASSRLLTAYSLKEQFFKVLDSSDSQSARTALSHWIMTAQNSGLSRFVACGNTMVRWSKGILNSFDCPYTNGFTEGVNNKIKVLKRNAYGYHNFTRFRNRILHMFHVSTKNGAA, from the coding sequence ATGCTCTGTACTCATTCTACCGAAAAACTGCTTGGATTAAAAGGGGTAATCGTAAAAAATGTGAGGCAATTACCCGATAAAACGGAAATTTTCATTGAGTTGCCGAGAAAGCCGCATATTTGCCCTTGCTGTGAACATCAAACCAGCTATGTCCATGATTACCGTTGTCAAACGGTAAAGGACATTCCCGCTTTTGGTAAACACACCAGTTTAATTCTCCGCAAGCGCCGGTATCGCTGCTCTTCCTGCGGAAAGCGTTTCTTTGAACATAACTCGTTTCTGCCAAGATATCACCGCATGACAAATCGATTAGCCGCGTATATCATTTCAAAGCTTTCCGACGTACGTTCCTTTACCAGTGTAGCACGAGAAGTAAATCTTTCGGTTTCAACCATAATCCGGATTTTTGATTGTATCAACTATGGAAAGCCGCAGCAATTACCCGAAGTTGTATCAATTGATGAGTTTAAAGGCAATACAAACAATGAGAAATATCAATGCATTCTGACCGATCCGGTCCGGCACCGAATCCTTGATATTCTTCCTGCTCGTTACAACCACAAGCTGACAGAATATTTTAGCCGGATCGACCGTTCTCAAACCAAGTATTTTGTCAGCGATATGTGGAGTACATATGCTAGTATTGCTCAGACATATTTTAAAAATTCCATTTATGTCATTGACAAATATCATTACATTCGTCAGGTATTTTGGGCTTTTGAAGCTATTCGCAAGGAAGAACAGAAAAGGTTTAGCAAGACCCGAAGAATTTACTTTAAGCGCTCTCGAACCTTGCTGAACAAACGATATGAATTTCTCACTCCGGAGCAAAAACAACAGGTTAATATCATGCTTTATGCAAGCAGCCGTTTGCTGACAGCCTACTCTCTTAAAGAACAGTTTTTCAAAGTTCTTGATTCCTCCGACAGTCAGTCCGCACGGACAGCGCTATCCCATTGGATTATGACCGCACAAAACAGTGGCCTTTCAAGATTTGTTGCTTGTGGAAATACCATGGTGCGCTGGTCAAAAGGTATTCTAAATTCGTTTGATTGCCCTTACACCAATGGTTTTACCGAAGGGGTTAACAACAAGATTAAGGTACTCAAACGCAATGCCTACGGTTATCATAATTTTACCCGCTTTCGTAATCGCATTCTTCACATGTTCCATGTTTCAACGAAAAATGGAGCAGCTTAG
- a CDS encoding class I SAM-dependent methyltransferase: protein MGCGNGKMLKYLQERTGANIHGFDYSEQAIEYAKMNAIMLTLGLV, encoded by the coding sequence ATTGGCTGTGGAAACGGGAAGATGCTTAAATATCTTCAAGAAAGAACTGGAGCGAACATACATGGATTTGATTATTCGGAACAGGCCATAGAGTATGCCAAGATGAATGCGATTATGCTGACTTTAGGGTTGGTGTGA
- a CDS encoding AbrB/MazE/SpoVT family DNA-binding domain-containing protein translates to MKGFDNKYAWTATVGQKGQIVIPKEAREMFDIKPGDTLILLGDKQLGIAIPPKYAFESLFQRIFGGKKQ, encoded by the coding sequence ATGAAAGGATTCGATAATAAATACGCATGGACAGCAACAGTGGGACAAAAAGGACAGATTGTCATTCCGAAAGAGGCGAGAGAGATGTTTGATATCAAGCCTGGCGATACTCTTATATTGCTTGGCGACAAACAATTGGGAATAGCAATTCCACCGAAATATGCGTTTGAGTCCTTGTTTCAACGAATTTTTGGGGGTAAAAAGCAATGA
- a CDS encoding ABC transporter ATP-binding protein has product MKKAGFAGFIGRNGAGKTTTIKSMLNLVHPDSGEIEYFGLNLQGNEAKIKQRIGYSNGTVNYYPKKKLKDIIGVTKTFYSNWDDAACLEYLKLFHLDTNKTPSELSEGMKVKANLLLALSHRADILILDEPTSGLDPFSRDELLETFLMLKDRGTAILFSTHITSDLEKCADDILYIHDGKLIASLPRNEFRNKFSKAIETLDETMVRLERGFMR; this is encoded by the coding sequence TTGAAAAAGGCAGGATTTGCCGGCTTCATCGGAAGAAACGGGGCAGGAAAGACTACCACAATTAAATCCATGCTGAATTTGGTTCATCCCGACTCGGGCGAAATAGAATACTTCGGACTTAATCTGCAAGGCAATGAGGCTAAAATCAAGCAGAGAATAGGCTATTCCAACGGTACGGTAAATTATTATCCGAAGAAAAAGTTGAAAGACATTATTGGCGTGACGAAAACTTTCTATTCCAATTGGGATGACGCAGCGTGTCTGGAGTATCTCAAGCTCTTTCACCTGGACACAAACAAAACCCCATCGGAACTTTCCGAAGGCATGAAAGTTAAAGCCAATTTGCTTCTTGCGCTCTCACACCGGGCGGATATCCTTATTCTCGATGAACCAACCAGTGGATTGGACCCTTTTTCAAGAGACGAATTGCTAGAAACATTTCTTATGCTTAAAGACCGTGGGACAGCAATCCTTTTTTCAACACATATTACATCAGATCTGGAAAAATGTGCGGACGATATTCTGTATATTCATGATGGGAAATTGATTGCTTCTTTACCGAGAAACGAATTCAGAAATAAGTTTAGCAAGGCCATTGAAACGCTAGATGAGACTATGGTTCGGTTGGAAAGGGGGTTCATGCGATGA